The following are encoded in a window of Ignavibacteriales bacterium genomic DNA:
- the pheS gene encoding phenylalanine--tRNA ligase subunit alpha, whose protein sequence is MIDKINGTRKSFDEDLSKVENLTSLEDLRIKFLSRKGLVSQLFESLKDVSKEEKPKVGQALNQLKIHTQSKFDELKEKLEKGQKSSDEFVDLTLPGRKRVIGSKHIITQTLDEIKNIFKGLGFSVYEGPELESDYYNFEALNFAPDHPARDMQDTFFVTDKFLLRTHTSPVQIRLMKEKKPPLRAIMPGKVFRNEAISAKSYCLFHQVEGLYVDTDVTFAELKGTLVAFVKQFFGQDIKYRFRASFFPFTEPSAEMDIWWEPKGKQGRWMEILGCGMVDPNVLVNVGIDPEIYTGYAFGMGIERTAMRKYGIDDIRILFDNDKRFLTQF, encoded by the coding sequence ATGATAGATAAAATTAATGGAACCCGAAAAAGTTTTGATGAAGATTTATCAAAAGTTGAAAACCTAACTTCACTTGAAGACCTTCGAATAAAATTCCTAAGCCGTAAAGGATTAGTCTCACAACTTTTCGAATCGCTAAAAGATGTTTCAAAAGAAGAAAAACCTAAAGTTGGGCAAGCTCTTAATCAACTTAAGATTCATACTCAATCAAAATTCGACGAGTTAAAAGAGAAATTAGAAAAAGGTCAGAAAAGTTCGGATGAATTTGTTGATCTTACTTTACCCGGAAGAAAACGGGTAATAGGAAGTAAACATATTATTACTCAAACGCTTGACGAAATAAAAAATATTTTTAAAGGGCTCGGCTTTTCAGTTTATGAGGGACCGGAACTTGAATCGGACTATTATAATTTTGAAGCATTGAATTTTGCACCAGATCATCCCGCAAGAGATATGCAGGATACTTTTTTTGTTACTGATAAATTCTTACTCAGAACTCACACATCGCCCGTTCAAATACGACTGATGAAAGAAAAGAAACCGCCGCTAAGAGCAATAATGCCGGGAAAAGTTTTTCGGAATGAAGCCATCAGCGCAAAGAGTTATTGTTTGTTTCATCAAGTTGAAGGACTTTATGTTGATACAGATGTTACCTTTGCAGAATTGAAAGGAACTCTTGTTGCATTTGTAAAACAGTTTTTTGGTCAAGATATAAAATACAGATTCCGTGCAAGTTTCTTTCCATTTACAGAACCAAGTGCTGAAATGGATATTTGGTGGGAACCAAAAGGCAAACAGGGTAGATGGATGGAAATTCTTGGCTGTGGAATGGTTGATCCAAATGTTTTAGTGAACGTGGGAATTGACCCCGAAATATATACAGGATATGCTTTTGGAATGGGTATTGAAAGAACAGCAATGCGCAAATATGGTATTGATGATATCAGAATTTTATTTGATAACGATAAACGATTCTTGACGCAATTCTAA
- the pheT gene encoding phenylalanine--tRNA ligase subunit beta, with product MKISINWLNDYVDLKNISVSEIVDKLTYAGLEVEEVNDQAKKFENIIIGYVQEVKKHPNADKLSLCKVNDGKDDYSVVCGAPNVAAGQKVAFAKVGAVIPNGGMKLEKVKIRGELSFGMICSERELGLGDNHEGIMVLDPLLKEGLSFADAMEMKDTILEIAITPNRADALSHIGIARELSALFNLHLKYPDVNLKESGKKSEELASVEIKNPGNCPRYIGKVVSKVEIKESPDWLQKRLKSIGLRPINNVVDVTNFVLHEVGQPLHAFDLDNLGGKKIIVRDAGKDTKFTTLDSKERKLQPDDLMICDANKPVAIAGVMGGENSEVILSTKNLLIESAYFNPSSIRKTSKNLGLSTDASYRFERGTDPGITKWAARRAAQLIQQISGGEIAIGEIDAYPHKITQRKCELRFNRLNKILGYQIGATNVEKILIKLGFIIGKKSADELTVTVPSYRHDIEREIDLIEEVARIYGYNKIPEVSKISVTLEEKVDHSAFNDRVRELLTSLGFYEIITNSLLSEYIAKRFGNVINLLNPQSSELSHLRTSLIPGLLTSISNNIKVNEKDLQLFELGKIFEKVSASNISDFKDFNESEHLLLALTGDRIRNEWFEKDSPVDVYDLTGFVESFFTKILPEVTVNVKSMNDSGSRFDHSFGLICENQNIGFGGSLKKELCSLFDVDQDVYMIQVDLSVLKGISITKKIFNELLKFPKVYRDVAFVLDVNITSDQVMSIIKEVSSNLLHNIKLFDIFQSESLGKDKKSLAFQLEFFNSSGTLTEEEVEKDFRNAIKAVEKIFNAQLRGS from the coding sequence GTGAAAATTTCTATTAACTGGTTGAATGATTACGTTGACTTAAAAAATATTTCCGTTAGCGAAATTGTAGATAAACTTACCTATGCTGGATTGGAAGTTGAAGAAGTTAATGATCAAGCGAAAAAATTTGAAAATATTATCATCGGTTATGTTCAAGAAGTAAAGAAACATCCTAATGCTGATAAATTATCTCTTTGCAAAGTAAATGACGGTAAAGATGATTATAGCGTTGTTTGCGGCGCCCCAAATGTTGCTGCCGGGCAAAAAGTAGCATTTGCTAAAGTAGGTGCTGTAATTCCTAATGGCGGAATGAAACTTGAAAAAGTTAAAATTCGCGGTGAATTATCTTTTGGTATGATCTGTTCGGAACGGGAATTAGGTCTTGGCGATAATCACGAAGGTATTATGGTTTTAGATCCTTTATTAAAAGAAGGATTATCTTTTGCTGATGCAATGGAAATGAAGGATACGATTTTAGAAATTGCAATTACTCCAAATCGGGCTGATGCGTTAAGTCATATAGGAATTGCACGTGAGTTATCCGCATTGTTCAATCTGCATTTAAAATATCCCGATGTTAATTTGAAAGAGTCCGGGAAAAAATCAGAAGAATTGGCGTCAGTCGAAATCAAAAATCCAGGTAATTGTCCCCGCTACATTGGTAAAGTAGTTAGCAAAGTTGAAATAAAAGAATCACCTGATTGGCTACAGAAACGATTGAAAAGCATTGGCTTACGACCTATAAACAATGTTGTTGACGTAACGAATTTTGTTTTACATGAAGTAGGACAGCCGCTTCACGCATTTGATCTTGATAATTTAGGCGGAAAGAAAATAATTGTTCGAGATGCCGGTAAGGATACAAAATTTACTACTCTTGATTCTAAAGAAAGAAAATTGCAACCGGATGATCTAATGATTTGTGATGCAAATAAACCTGTAGCAATTGCCGGTGTTATGGGCGGAGAAAACTCCGAAGTAATATTATCAACTAAAAACTTGCTTATCGAGAGCGCATATTTCAATCCATCATCCATACGAAAGACTTCAAAGAATCTTGGATTATCAACTGATGCTTCCTACAGATTTGAAAGGGGAACTGATCCTGGGATTACTAAATGGGCTGCAAGACGCGCTGCTCAGTTAATCCAACAAATATCAGGCGGAGAAATCGCAATAGGTGAAATTGATGCCTATCCACATAAAATTACTCAACGAAAATGCGAACTACGCTTCAATCGTTTAAATAAAATTTTAGGTTATCAAATCGGAGCAACAAATGTTGAAAAAATTCTTATCAAACTTGGTTTTATCATTGGGAAAAAATCAGCTGATGAATTAACAGTCACAGTCCCTTCTTATCGGCACGATATCGAACGTGAAATAGATTTGATCGAAGAAGTAGCAAGAATATATGGTTATAATAAAATTCCTGAGGTAAGTAAGATCTCAGTTACATTGGAAGAGAAAGTAGATCATTCTGCATTTAATGATAGAGTAAGAGAATTATTAACCTCGCTTGGCTTTTATGAGATTATTACCAATTCACTGTTAAGTGAATATATTGCAAAACGTTTTGGCAATGTTATTAATCTTTTAAATCCACAAAGTAGTGAACTGTCGCACTTAAGGACTTCTTTAATTCCTGGGTTATTAACATCTATATCTAATAACATTAAAGTAAATGAAAAAGATCTTCAGTTATTTGAACTTGGAAAAATTTTTGAGAAAGTATCAGCTTCAAACATTAGTGATTTCAAGGACTTTAATGAATCGGAGCATTTGCTTCTCGCATTGACAGGAGACCGAATTAGAAATGAATGGTTTGAAAAAGATTCTCCTGTTGATGTTTACGATCTTACCGGATTTGTAGAATCATTCTTTACTAAAATTTTACCTGAGGTTACAGTTAATGTAAAATCTATGAATGATTCGGGATCGAGATTTGATCATTCGTTTGGTTTGATCTGTGAAAATCAAAATATCGGTTTCGGAGGAAGTCTTAAAAAAGAATTATGTTCATTATTCGATGTTGATCAAGATGTTTACATGATTCAAGTTGATCTATCTGTTTTGAAGGGTATTAGTATTACAAAAAAAATATTTAATGAATTACTGAAATTCCCTAAAGTTTATAGAGATGTGGCTTTTGTTTTAGATGTTAACATTACTTCTGACCAAGTTATGAGTATTATAAAAGAAGTCAGTTCTAACTTGTTGCATAATATAAAGTTATTTGATATCTTTCAAAGTGAAAGCTTAGGTAAAGACAAAAAGAGTCTTGCTTTTCAATTAGAGTTTTTTAATTCGAGCGGAACTCTTACTGAAGAAGAAGTTGAAAAAGATTTTAGAAATGCAATTAAAGCAGTAGAAAAAATATTTAACGCACAACTCAGAGGTAGTTGA
- the zapA gene encoding cell division protein ZapA — protein MNEKKKLKVKIFDKEYSLLVENQEIAAELAEYVNTMMEETKDELPDQSKDTIAIIAALNIAYDLFVEKNKYREFSIQATDKIKKIKLLLNESKFMSSPS, from the coding sequence ATGAACGAAAAAAAGAAGCTTAAAGTAAAAATTTTTGATAAAGAATATTCCCTTCTTGTGGAAAACCAAGAAATAGCGGCAGAACTAGCTGAATATGTAAATACAATGATGGAAGAAACAAAAGATGAATTACCTGATCAATCAAAAGATACAATTGCCATCATTGCTGCGTTAAACATTGCTTATGATTTATTTGTAGAAAAAAATAAATATCGTGAATTCAGCATTCAAGCCACAGATAAAATCAAAAAAATAAAGCTTCTTTTGAACGAATCTAAATTTATGTCCTCTCCATCCTAA